One Deinococcus aestuarii DNA segment encodes these proteins:
- the deoC gene encoding deoxyribose-phosphate aldolase encodes MKLAPYIDHTLLKATATPADIRLLCAEAREHTFYAVCVNPVYVPLAVAELEGSGVKVATVCGFPLGATLGEQKAVEARLSVEAGADEVDMVIHIGAALEGDWDAVEADVRAVRRAIPDSVLKVIIETCYLDDEQKRAATEAAVLGGADFVKTSTGFGTGGATVEDVRLMAEVIAGRAAIKAAGGVRTPEDARLMIEAGATRLGTSGGVALVAGEQTGAGY; translated from the coding sequence GTGAAGCTCGCCCCCTACATCGACCACACGCTGCTCAAGGCGACCGCCACGCCCGCCGACATCCGCCTCCTGTGCGCCGAGGCGCGCGAGCATACCTTCTACGCCGTCTGCGTGAACCCAGTTTACGTCCCCCTCGCAGTGGCCGAGCTGGAGGGCTCCGGGGTCAAGGTGGCGACCGTGTGCGGCTTCCCCCTGGGCGCGACCCTGGGCGAGCAGAAGGCGGTCGAGGCGCGGCTGAGCGTCGAGGCGGGCGCGGACGAGGTGGATATGGTCATCCACATCGGCGCGGCGCTGGAGGGCGACTGGGACGCCGTGGAGGCCGACGTGCGGGCGGTGCGGCGGGCGATTCCCGACTCGGTGCTCAAGGTCATCATCGAGACCTGCTATCTCGACGACGAGCAGAAGCGCGCGGCGACCGAGGCGGCGGTCCTGGGCGGGGCCGACTTCGTGAAGACCTCGACGGGCTTCGGAACGGGGGGGGCGACGGTGGAGGACGTGCGCCTGATGGCCGAGGTCATCGCGGGCCGGGCGGCGATCAAGGCGGCGGGCGGTGTGAGGACCCCCGAGGACGCGCGGCTCATGATCGAGGCGGGCGCGACCCGGCTGGGCACCTCGGGCGGCGTGGCCCTGGTGGCGGGCGAGCAGACGGGGGCGGGGTACTAG
- a CDS encoding peroxiredoxin has translation MTQATPTLTPGEPFPSFTLPDADGRTHRLADYAGRYVVLYAYPKDDTPGCTREACDFRDSALLKAHGAAILGVSRDDAESHRAFGEKYGLPFPLLTDEDAAFLKTVGAYGPKNSFGKVTEGVRRATFLIGPDGRLVQVWPTVQVEGHADAVAAAIDADRQGRDA, from the coding sequence ATGACCCAGGCCACGCCCACCCTCACCCCCGGCGAACCCTTCCCCAGCTTCACCCTCCCCGACGCTGACGGGCGCACCCACCGCCTCGCCGACTACGCGGGCCGCTACGTGGTGCTCTATGCCTATCCCAAGGACGACACCCCCGGCTGCACGCGGGAGGCGTGCGACTTCCGCGACAGCGCCCTCCTCAAGGCCCACGGCGCCGCCATCCTCGGCGTGAGCCGCGACGACGCCGAGAGCCACCGCGCCTTCGGGGAGAAGTACGGCCTGCCCTTCCCCCTGCTGACCGACGAGGACGCCGCCTTCCTGAAGACGGTGGGCGCCTACGGCCCGAAGAACAGCTTCGGCAAGGTGACGGAGGGCGTGCGCCGGGCGACCTTCTTGATCGGCCCGGACGGGAGGCTCGTGCAGGTCTGGCCCACCGTGCAGGTCGAGGGCCACGCCGACGCGGTAGCCGCCGCCATCGACGCCGACCGTCAGGGGCGCGATGCCTGA
- the rpiA gene encoding ribose 5-phosphate isomerase A, which produces MPDLEGLKEQAAIRAALLVESGMRVGLGTGSTAKYAIQELGRRLAAGEVRNIVGVATSEASEALARDLGIPVEPLDPRPLDLAIDGADEIDPGLNLIKGLGGALLREKLTEVQARRLVIIADHTKVVSRLGEKAPLPVEIARFGFLSTIERLRALGLGGRLRQPGAQPYVTDNGNYIFDAALPESFDPAALERQVKGTLGVVETGFFLGMAELAFVASPEGVREVRRP; this is translated from the coding sequence ATGCCTGACCTGGAGGGGTTGAAGGAACAGGCCGCGATCCGCGCCGCCCTGCTGGTCGAGAGCGGCATGCGGGTCGGCCTGGGCACGGGCAGCACCGCGAAGTATGCGATCCAGGAACTCGGGCGGCGGCTCGCGGCAGGCGAGGTGAGGAACATCGTGGGCGTGGCGACGAGCGAGGCCTCGGAGGCGCTGGCCCGTGACCTCGGTATCCCGGTCGAGCCCCTCGACCCCCGGCCCCTCGACCTCGCCATCGACGGGGCGGACGAGATCGACCCGGGGCTGAACCTGATTAAGGGCCTCGGCGGCGCCCTCCTGCGCGAGAAGCTGACCGAGGTACAGGCTAGGCGACTCGTCATCATCGCCGACCACACCAAGGTCGTCTCGCGGCTGGGGGAGAAAGCCCCCCTCCCCGTGGAGATCGCGCGCTTCGGCTTCCTCTCGACCATCGAGCGGCTGCGGGCCCTGGGGCTGGGAGGGCGGCTGCGGCAACCCGGCGCCCAGCCGTACGTGACCGACAACGGCAACTACATCTTCGACGCGGCGCTGCCGGAGAGTTTCGACCCCGCCGCGCTGGAACGGCAGGTCAAGGGAACGCTGGGCGTGGTGGAGACGGGCTTTTTCCTGGGAATGGCCGAGCTGGCCTTCGTCGCCTCGCCGGAGGGGGTGCGGGAGGTGCGCCGCCCTTGA
- a CDS encoding PIG-L deacetylase family protein: MSRLLGRPRRRRLWVGAVLLAALFAAFAINSTGALKLLYPRAVAEVAALPPAPGYRAGQRVLMVSPHPDDESLCCAGNMQQALAAGAQVYIVWLTSGDGFELDAALLERTPRPYGRASESLGSVRIREATRAAAALGVPASHLFFLGYPDGALLHMLTANSSAPTVSPHTGATRVPYPQALSPGAPYTAASLRRDLSTVLGRVRPDVVLLPSTHDFHHDHVATSLVTAQLLAARGETGRERLWIVHGGLEWPVPKGLHEGFPLLIPPRGRHLAWTRFGLTGGQQDTKLRALRAHASQMEVMPRFMEAFVRENELITLPEGAR; the protein is encoded by the coding sequence TTGAGCCGACTGCTGGGGAGGCCACGGCGCCGCCGCCTCTGGGTGGGGGCCGTCCTCCTCGCGGCCCTGTTCGCCGCCTTCGCGATCAACTCGACGGGGGCCCTCAAGCTGCTCTACCCCCGTGCCGTCGCCGAGGTCGCCGCGCTGCCCCCCGCCCCCGGCTACCGGGCGGGTCAGCGGGTGCTGATGGTGAGCCCCCACCCCGACGACGAATCGCTGTGCTGCGCGGGCAATATGCAGCAGGCCCTCGCCGCCGGGGCGCAGGTCTACATCGTGTGGCTCACGAGCGGCGACGGCTTCGAGCTCGACGCGGCCCTGCTCGAACGCACACCCCGCCCCTACGGCCGCGCCTCCGAGTCGCTGGGCAGCGTCCGCATCCGCGAGGCCACCCGCGCCGCCGCCGCGCTCGGGGTGCCCGCAAGTCACCTGTTCTTCCTGGGTTACCCGGACGGCGCCCTCCTGCACATGCTGACGGCCAACTCGTCTGCCCCGACGGTTTCGCCCCACACCGGGGCCACCCGCGTGCCCTACCCGCAGGCCCTCTCGCCCGGCGCCCCCTACACCGCCGCCAGCCTGCGGCGCGACCTGAGCACGGTCCTGGGGCGGGTGCGGCCCGACGTGGTGCTGCTGCCCTCGACCCACGACTTCCACCACGACCACGTGGCGACCAGCCTCGTCACGGCCCAGCTTCTCGCGGCGCGCGGCGAGACGGGCCGCGAGCGGCTCTGGATCGTCCACGGCGGCCTGGAATGGCCCGTGCCCAAGGGCCTGCACGAGGGCTTTCCCCTGCTGATCCCCCCGCGCGGGCGCCACCTCGCCTGGACCCGCTTCGGCCTCACTGGCGGGCAGCAGGACACCAAACTCCGCGCCCTGCGTGCCCACGCCAGCCAGATGGAGGTGATGCCCCGCTTCATGGAGGCCTTCGTGCGCGAGAACGAGCTGATCACGCTGCCGGAGGGGGCGCGGTAG
- a CDS encoding thioredoxin domain-containing protein — translation MNRLARESSPYLLQHADNPVDWWPWGPEAFAEARRRDVPVLLSIGYSTCHWCHVMAHESFEDDRTAALMNEHFVNIKVDREERPDVDAVYMTATQLMTGQGGWPMTVFLTPEGEPFYAGTYFPPVDRYGMPGFPRLLASVAHTWQEGREKIVGNAQALTEHVREASRPRPGQGEGELPADFLRRGVENLRRVFDADRGGFGRAPKFPAPTTLDFLLTQLGGRDMALHTLRLMGRGGIYDQLGGGFHRYSVDDRWLVPHFEKMLYDNAQLTRTLLRAYQSTGDEEFARLARETLAYLERELLLPEGGFYSAQDADTQGVEGLTFTWTPAEIRAVLGEGPDADLVLRVYGVTEEGNFEDPHRPDAGRRSVLHVPTPPAALARDLGESEESLTARLNAARARLLAARQARPQPGTDRKVLTSWNGLALAAFADAGRILGEGHSLEIARRNADFVRERLRLEDGTLSHTFKDGAARVEGLLEDHALYGLGLIALYQAGGDLAHLNWARELWEIVRRDFWDEEAGLFRSTGGRAETLLTRQAQGFDSAVLSDNAAAALLGLWVGRYFGDEEAERLSRMTVLTYRSDMLAAVSGFGGLWQAAAFLEAPHVEVALIGTAGERAPLERVVARYPLPFAALAPAERGEGLPVLEGRPGGGTAYVCVGHTCDLPTREPGVLEGQLRRLEG, via the coding sequence ATGAACCGCCTCGCCCGGGAGTCCAGCCCCTACCTCCTCCAGCACGCCGACAACCCGGTGGACTGGTGGCCGTGGGGCCCAGAAGCCTTCGCCGAGGCGAGGCGGCGCGACGTGCCCGTCTTGCTGAGCATCGGCTATTCCACCTGCCACTGGTGCCACGTGATGGCCCACGAGAGCTTCGAGGACGACCGGACCGCCGCCCTGATGAACGAGCACTTCGTCAACATCAAGGTCGACCGCGAGGAGCGCCCCGACGTGGACGCGGTGTACATGACGGCCACCCAACTGATGACCGGGCAGGGCGGCTGGCCGATGACCGTCTTCCTGACCCCGGAGGGCGAACCCTTCTACGCGGGCACCTACTTCCCGCCGGTGGACCGTTACGGGATGCCCGGCTTCCCCCGCCTCCTCGCCAGCGTCGCCCACACCTGGCAGGAGGGCCGCGAAAAGATCGTCGGCAACGCCCAGGCGCTGACCGAACACGTCCGCGAGGCGAGCCGTCCCCGCCCGGGTCAGGGGGAGGGTGAACTCCCCGCCGACTTCCTGCGCCGGGGGGTCGAGAACCTGCGCCGCGTGTTCGACGCCGACCGGGGGGGCTTCGGGCGCGCACCCAAGTTCCCCGCGCCGACCACCCTCGACTTCCTGCTCACCCAGCTCGGCGGGCGTGACATGGCCCTGCACACCCTGCGTCTGATGGGGCGCGGCGGAATTTACGACCAGCTCGGCGGCGGCTTCCACCGCTACTCCGTGGACGACCGCTGGCTGGTCCCCCACTTCGAGAAGATGCTCTACGACAACGCGCAGCTCACCCGCACCCTCCTGCGTGCTTATCAGTCCACCGGGGACGAGGAGTTCGCGCGGCTGGCCCGTGAGACTCTGGCCTACCTGGAACGGGAGCTGCTGTTGCCTGAAGGTGGGTTTTACTCCGCCCAGGACGCCGACACCCAGGGGGTCGAGGGGCTGACCTTCACCTGGACGCCCGCCGAGATTCGGGCGGTGCTGGGCGAGGGGCCGGACGCCGACCTCGTGCTGCGGGTGTACGGCGTGACGGAGGAGGGCAACTTCGAGGACCCCCACCGTCCGGATGCCGGGCGGCGGAGCGTGCTGCACGTACCCACACCGCCTGCTGCCCTCGCCCGCGACCTGGGGGAGTCTGAGGAGAGCCTCACCGCCCGCCTAAACGCCGCCCGCGCCCGTCTCCTCGCCGCACGGCAGGCCCGGCCCCAGCCCGGCACGGACCGGAAGGTCCTCACCTCCTGGAACGGGCTGGCGCTCGCCGCCTTCGCCGACGCGGGGCGAATCCTGGGGGAGGGGCACTCCCTGGAGATCGCCCGGCGCAACGCCGACTTCGTGCGGGAGAGGTTGCGGCTCGAAGACGGCACCCTCTCCCACACCTTCAAGGACGGGGCGGCGCGGGTCGAGGGATTGCTGGAGGATCACGCGCTGTACGGCCTCGGCCTCATCGCGCTGTACCAGGCGGGCGGCGACCTCGCGCACCTGAACTGGGCCCGTGAACTGTGGGAGATCGTCCGCCGCGACTTCTGGGACGAGGAGGCGGGCCTCTTCCGCTCGACCGGGGGGAGGGCCGAGACGCTGCTCACCCGGCAGGCGCAGGGCTTCGACTCCGCCGTCCTCAGCGACAACGCCGCCGCCGCCCTGCTCGGGCTGTGGGTGGGGCGCTACTTCGGGGACGAGGAGGCTGAGCGGCTGTCGCGGATGACGGTGCTGACCTACCGCAGCGACATGCTGGCGGCGGTAAGTGGGTTCGGTGGGCTGTGGCAGGCTGCCGCCTTCCTGGAGGCGCCGCACGTCGAGGTGGCCTTAATCGGGACAGCGGGGGAGAGGGCGCCGCTGGAGCGGGTGGTGGCGCGGTATCCGCTGCCCTTCGCGGCGCTGGCGCCTGCGGAGCGGGGGGAGGGGTTGCCTGTGCTGGAGGGGCGGCCGGGTGGGGGGACGGCGTATGTGTGTGTCGGGCATACGTGCGACCTGCCGACCCGGGAGCCGGGGGTGTTGGAGGGGCAGCTTCGGCGGCTGGAGGGGTGA
- a CDS encoding transglutaminase-like domain-containing protein, whose protein sequence is MAPLDAQTEVSPAPIEQPVRIRAGFSLTFDVRHPTPMLFVVQPRTRLEPTGTRQRLLDERMLGEAQGIHTYTDLHGNLIWRTLAQPGEFVIGHDLIAEVTGHPDPVLPGLRKHLVEELPDETITYLLPSRYVDSDLISGEAWERFGHIQGGWAQVQAISDFLQDECVYGYGSNSTTTAKQAFDSKRAVCRDFAHMGVAFCRALNIPARYVCGYLPDIDFDSGGVPMDFHAWFEAFLDGEWRTFDARHNQPRIGRVLIAQGRDASDVAFTTTFGNARLTRMLVWADEARPGETLDDEPAPRVD, encoded by the coding sequence ATGGCCCCGCTCGATGCCCAGACTGAAGTCTCCCCCGCCCCCATCGAGCAGCCCGTGCGCATCCGCGCCGGCTTTTCCCTGACCTTCGACGTGCGCCACCCCACGCCGATGCTGTTCGTGGTGCAGCCCCGCACCCGCCTGGAGCCCACCGGCACCCGCCAGCGTCTCCTCGACGAACGGATGCTGGGGGAGGCGCAGGGCATCCACACCTACACCGACCTGCACGGCAACCTGATCTGGCGCACGCTCGCCCAGCCCGGCGAGTTCGTGATCGGGCACGACCTGATCGCGGAGGTGACGGGCCACCCCGACCCGGTGCTGCCTGGCCTGCGCAAGCATCTCGTCGAGGAGTTGCCCGACGAGACCATCACCTACCTGCTGCCCAGCCGCTACGTGGACAGCGACCTGATCAGCGGCGAGGCGTGGGAGAGGTTCGGACACATCCAGGGCGGGTGGGCGCAGGTGCAGGCGATCAGCGACTTCCTGCAAGACGAGTGCGTGTACGGCTACGGCAGCAACTCGACCACCACCGCCAAGCAGGCCTTCGACAGCAAGCGGGCCGTGTGCCGCGACTTCGCCCACATGGGCGTGGCCTTTTGCCGGGCGCTGAACATCCCCGCCCGCTACGTGTGCGGCTACCTCCCCGACATCGACTTCGACTCGGGCGGCGTGCCGATGGACTTCCACGCCTGGTTCGAGGCCTTCCTCGACGGCGAGTGGCGCACCTTCGACGCCCGCCACAACCAGCCGCGCATCGGGCGGGTCCTCATCGCCCAGGGCCGCGACGCCAGCGACGTGGCCTTTACCACCACCTTCGGCAACGCCCGCCTCACGCGCATGTTGGTCTGGGCCGACGAGGCCCGCCCCGGCGAGACGCTCGACGACGAACCCGCCCCCCGCGTGGATTGA
- a CDS encoding cysteine desulfurase-like protein, with protein sequence MTLTLPDLAALRAQFPPLASGRAYLDNAAGGLLPTRSIAAITDHLTRYGATNALPGHRPGRDVLALKHRAREGTALFLNANPEDVALGPSATALAFRLSAAFARLWGPGDEVILGGLEHEANASPWRELERVGVTVKVWHARPPEMRLHQGDLGALLTPRTRLVAVTGASNVLGVAVDVPAVAAQAQAAGAWTVVDAVHTAPHRFPDVRAWGADFVTFSPYKVWGPHLGALWVNPELRPTLPWPRLSFVPPGDITGLEYGTPQFELLAGWLGTLDYLRELGGGEALTRAALEAASARIGELERPVAGRLLGGLLDTPGVTVYGPRTMEGRLGAVAFRVEGETPEVTADRLTRQGVDVAAGHFYAVQPLKDLGLYPEGVVRASIAHYTGLEDVERLLAGLRGG encoded by the coding sequence ATGACCCTGACCCTCCCCGACCTCGCCGCCCTCCGGGCCCAGTTCCCGCCCCTCGCCTCGGGCCGCGCGTACCTCGACAACGCGGCGGGGGGGCTCCTCCCCACCCGTTCCATCGCGGCGATCACCGATCACCTGACCCGCTACGGCGCCACGAACGCCCTGCCGGGCCACCGGCCGGGCCGGGACGTGCTCGCCCTCAAACACCGGGCGCGGGAGGGCACCGCCCTCTTCCTGAACGCCAATCCCGAGGACGTGGCCCTCGGCCCCAGCGCGACGGCCCTCGCCTTCCGGCTGTCCGCCGCCTTCGCCCGCTTGTGGGGTCCCGGCGACGAGGTGATCCTGGGCGGCCTGGAACACGAGGCGAACGCGAGCCCCTGGCGCGAGCTGGAGCGGGTGGGCGTGACGGTGAAGGTGTGGCACGCCCGGCCGCCGGAGATGCGGCTGCACCAAGGCGACCTCGGGGCGCTGCTGACCCCCCGGACCCGGCTGGTGGCTGTGACCGGGGCGAGCAACGTCCTGGGGGTGGCGGTGGACGTGCCCGCCGTCGCGGCGCAGGCTCAGGCGGCGGGGGCGTGGACGGTCGTGGACGCCGTGCACACGGCCCCGCACCGTTTCCCCGACGTGCGGGCGTGGGGCGCCGACTTCGTGACCTTCAGCCCCTACAAGGTCTGGGGACCGCACCTGGGCGCCCTGTGGGTCAACCCGGAGTTGCGCCCGACGCTGCCGTGGCCGCGCCTGAGCTTCGTCCCGCCAGGAGACATCACCGGGCTGGAGTACGGCACGCCGCAGTTCGAGCTGCTCGCCGGGTGGCTGGGCACCCTCGACTACCTGCGCGAACTCGGCGGGGGCGAGGCGCTGACCCGCGCGGCGCTGGAGGCGGCCTCGGCCCGCATCGGGGAGCTGGAGCGGCCCGTGGCCGGGCGGCTGCTCGGCGGCCTGCTGGACACCCCCGGCGTGACGGTCTACGGGCCCCGGACGATGGAGGGCCGACTCGGGGCCGTCGCCTTCCGGGTGGAGGGGGAGACGCCGGAGGTCACCGCCGACCGCCTCACCCGGCAGGGGGTGGACGTGGCGGCGGGACACTTCTACGCGGTGCAGCCCCTCAAGGACCTCGGGCTCTACCCCGAGGGGGTGGTGCGGGCGAGCATCGCCCACTACACGGGCCTGGAGGATGTGGAGCGGCTGCTCGCTGGTCTGCGCGGGGGCTGA
- the ybeY gene encoding rRNA maturation RNase YbeY: MIDLIARKTPPPGLRPALRASLAAAMRHFGVEDREVTVVLVGDRTIRDLKREHWGEDAPTDVLSFPTWEPGDPFVPPHLGDVFISLDTAGRQAAARGHSLTREVALLASHGLTHLVGHDHPHAEGLGFEEGATGEEWQVFHDAWEAARAALPADA, from the coding sequence GTGATCGACCTCATCGCCCGCAAGACCCCTCCCCCCGGCCTGCGGCCCGCCCTGCGCGCCTCGCTCGCGGCGGCGATGCGGCACTTCGGGGTGGAGGACCGCGAGGTGACCGTCGTGCTCGTGGGTGACCGGACCATCCGTGACCTCAAGCGCGAGCACTGGGGCGAGGACGCGCCGACGGACGTGCTGAGCTTCCCCACCTGGGAGCCGGGCGACCCCTTCGTGCCGCCGCACCTCGGGGACGTCTTCATCAGCCTGGACACGGCGGGGCGGCAGGCGGCGGCGCGCGGGCACTCGCTCACGCGCGAGGTCGCCCTCCTCGCCAGCCACGGCCTGACCCACCTCGTCGGACATGACCACCCCCACGCGGAGGGCCTGGGCTTCGAGGAGGGCGCGACCGGGGAGGAATGGCAGGTCTTCCACGACGCCTGGGAGGCCGCCCGGGCGGCCCTGCCCGCGGACGCGTGA
- a CDS encoding diacylglycerol kinase, whose product MRQGGSALSLRRWWRSAGFAWAGLVSSYRVQANFRIEVWAGVVAVGLALFLRAPLAPILLACALVLSLELLNTALEAVVDLASPGLHPLAKVAKDAAAGAVLVASGGALLVGVAVLGPPLLALVR is encoded by the coding sequence GTGAGGCAGGGCGGCTCGGCCCTCTCCCTGCGGCGCTGGTGGCGCTCGGCGGGCTTCGCGTGGGCGGGTCTCGTCTCCAGCTACCGGGTGCAGGCCAACTTCCGCATCGAGGTCTGGGCGGGCGTGGTGGCGGTCGGGCTCGCCCTTTTCCTCCGAGCCCCCCTCGCCCCCATCCTGCTCGCGTGCGCGCTCGTGCTGAGCCTCGAACTCCTGAACACGGCGCTGGAGGCGGTCGTGGACCTCGCCAGCCCTGGCCTGCATCCCCTCGCCAAGGTCGCCAAGGACGCGGCGGCGGGCGCGGTGCTCGTGGCGAGCGGGGGGGCGCTGCTCGTCGGCGTGGCCGTCCTCGGGCCGCCGCTGCTGGCCCTGGTCCGGTAG
- a CDS encoding hemolysin family protein: protein MNDLLGIVALFVLVLVNGFFVAAEFALVSVRRTRIDQLADEGNKTARATQRALHNLDLYIAATQLGITMASLGIGFVAEPAIEHLIHPLLGDTTLTEGQITALSFGIAFAVSTVLHIVFGELAPKSWALQRSEQVSLWVTRPLLIFTTVFKWAIRGLNAMGNGVVRLFGLRGVAGHHTAYSEEEIRMIVSASSQEGVLEDDEKELVYNVFDLSDTTVREIMTPRIDMVVVDGASPLRRLLEVNTEHGYSRVPVYQDTADNIVGIAHTSDMLRHLNELDETTIADIMRPVFFVPEGMKIKDLLTKMREKKSHLSIVVDEFGGTSGLVTLEDALEEIVGEIYDETDEDEAPLIEVLGEGLYLMDASLTVGEVEERLGSNLEDGDGEYDTLSGFMTSHFGDIPEVGQSFLHEGWTFTVEEADQRRVVRVRVERAPYVDALEPPVQEESLRE, encoded by the coding sequence ATGAATGATCTCCTCGGCATCGTCGCCCTGTTCGTCCTCGTGCTCGTGAACGGATTTTTCGTCGCGGCGGAGTTCGCGCTCGTCAGCGTTCGGCGCACCCGCATCGACCAGCTCGCCGACGAGGGCAACAAGACGGCCCGGGCGACCCAGCGCGCCCTGCACAATCTCGACCTGTACATCGCCGCGACCCAGCTCGGGATCACGATGGCGTCCCTGGGCATCGGCTTCGTGGCCGAGCCCGCCATCGAGCACCTGATCCACCCGCTGCTCGGCGACACCACGCTCACGGAAGGACAGATCACGGCGCTCTCGTTCGGGATCGCCTTCGCGGTGAGCACGGTTCTCCACATCGTCTTCGGGGAACTCGCGCCCAAGAGCTGGGCCCTCCAGCGCAGCGAGCAGGTGTCGCTGTGGGTGACCCGGCCCCTGTTGATCTTCACGACGGTCTTCAAGTGGGCCATCCGGGGCCTGAACGCGATGGGCAACGGCGTGGTGCGCCTCTTCGGGCTGCGGGGCGTGGCCGGGCACCACACCGCCTACTCGGAAGAGGAAATCCGCATGATCGTCAGCGCGTCGAGCCAGGAGGGCGTGCTTGAGGACGACGAGAAAGAACTCGTCTACAACGTCTTCGACCTCTCGGACACGACGGTGCGCGAGATCATGACCCCGCGCATCGACATGGTGGTCGTGGACGGGGCGAGCCCGCTGCGAAGGTTGCTGGAGGTGAACACCGAGCACGGCTACTCGCGCGTGCCCGTGTATCAGGACACCGCCGACAACATCGTCGGGATCGCGCACACCTCGGACATGCTGCGGCACCTGAACGAGCTGGACGAGACGACCATCGCCGACATCATGCGCCCGGTCTTCTTCGTGCCCGAGGGCATGAAGATCAAGGACCTCCTCACCAAGATGCGCGAGAAGAAGTCTCACCTGAGCATCGTGGTGGACGAATTCGGCGGCACCTCGGGGCTGGTGACGCTGGAGGACGCGCTGGAGGAGATCGTCGGCGAGATCTACGACGAGACCGACGAGGACGAGGCGCCGCTGATCGAGGTGCTCGGCGAGGGGCTGTACCTGATGGACGCGAGCCTCACGGTGGGCGAGGTCGAGGAGCGGCTGGGCAGCAACTTGGAAGACGGCGACGGCGAGTACGACACCCTGTCAGGCTTCATGACGAGCCACTTCGGGGACATTCCGGAGGTCGGCCAGAGCTTCTTGCACGAGGGCTGGACCTTCACCGTCGAGGAGGCCGATCAGCGCCGCGTGGTGCGGGTGCGGGTCGAGCGCGCGCCGTACGTGGACGCCCTGGAGCCCCCGGTGCAGGAGGAGAGCCTCCGTGAGTGA
- the cdd gene encoding cytidine deaminase — protein MSDVQPTPDPQLLEAAQTAFRQAYVPYSRFRVGAALRTPDGRVFFGANVENASYGLARCAEQSAVQAMATAGAREFTDLVVYSEATPPASPCGACRQILFEFSPEARVVCVNQHGDVVSGLVRDFLPHGFRLDQRDDGHGVGTE, from the coding sequence GTGAGTGACGTTCAGCCGACCCCCGACCCGCAACTGCTGGAGGCCGCCCAGACCGCGTTCCGGCAGGCCTACGTGCCCTACAGCCGGTTTCGCGTGGGGGCGGCCCTGCGGACGCCCGATGGGCGGGTCTTCTTCGGCGCCAACGTTGAGAACGCCAGCTACGGCCTGGCCCGCTGCGCCGAGCAAAGCGCCGTGCAGGCGATGGCGACCGCCGGGGCGCGCGAGTTCACCGACCTCGTGGTCTACTCGGAGGCCACGCCGCCCGCCAGCCCGTGTGGGGCGTGCCGCCAGATTCTCTTCGAGTTCAGCCCCGAGGCCCGCGTGGTGTGCGTCAACCAGCACGGCGACGTGGTGAGCGGCCTCGTCCGCGACTTCCTGCCGCACGGTTTCCGGCTGGACCAGCGGGACGACGGGCATGGGGTGGGGACGGAGTAG
- a CDS encoding AbrB/MazE/SpoVT family DNA-binding domain-containing protein, translating into MTAHLQMDEQGRVLIPQELREALGLRPGETLDAEVEGGRLVLRPQVAEAELVEFEGRLVIMTAQPIKADIDLVEEMRQQRLRDLLDL; encoded by the coding sequence ATGACCGCTCACCTCCAGATGGACGAGCAGGGCCGGGTCCTGATCCCCCAGGAACTTCGGGAGGCGTTAGGCCTGCGGCCCGGTGAGACATTGGACGCCGAGGTGGAGGGGGGGCGGCTGGTCCTGCGTCCCCAGGTAGCCGAGGCGGAACTGGTGGAGTTCGAAGGCCGTTTGGTCATCATGACCGCGCAGCCGATCAAGGCGGACATCGATCTCGTTGAGGAAATGCGCCAGCAGCGGCTCAGGGACCTCCTCGACCTGTGA